From a region of the Streptomyces sp. NBC_01454 genome:
- a CDS encoding VOC family protein: MQTRGGGRYGLWALWALRAPHGRVIGTDVVAHAGASCPAQEGCRQDDEPLGRSDHRLLVFQPVAEPKPGKVRLHLDVSVDDVDEGVVVVMADPEGHEFCLVQYY; encoded by the coding sequence ATGCAGACCCGCGGTGGCGGCCGATATGGACTGTGGGCGCTCTGGGCTCTCCGGGCGCCCCACGGGCGTGTCATCGGGACCGATGTGGTGGCCCATGCCGGAGCAAGCTGTCCGGCACAAGAAGGGTGCCGGCAAGATGACGAACCGCTGGGTCGGAGTGACCATCGGCTCCTCGTCTTCCAGCCCGTGGCCGAGCCGAAGCCCGGCAAGGTACGCCTGCACCTGGACGTCTCGGTCGACGACGTCGACGAGGGCGTGGTCGTCGTGATGGCCGATCCCGAAGGGCACGAGTTCTGCCTGGTCCAGTACTACTGA
- the rph gene encoding rifamycin-inactivating phosphotransferase gives MTERYVRDLQGIDETQVAVVGGKGAHLGGLSRIEGIRVPGGFCVTTDAFRRIMAEAPSIGDRLDQLSRVDPDDREAIRTLSAQIRRTIEGIAIPGDLAAAITGALAQLGEQAAYAVRSSATAEDLPTASFAGQQDTYLNVVGPTAILQHVSRCWASLFTERAVTYRRRNGIDHRTVHMAVVVQRMVFPQAAGILFTADPVTGNRKVATVDAGFGLGEALVSGLVNPDVFKVRHGEVVAKAIAAKQRAVHARPAGGTQEVAIDSQRQEQPALTDAQVVRLVQLGRRIEAHFGSPQDIEWCLVDDVFQVVQSRPITTLFPLPETGDQENHVYVSVGHGQMMTDPMKPLGLSIWQLTAMVPMHAAGGRLFVDVTRRLAAPASRAALLDVVGRGDPLIRDALETVLDREDFVPSLPDAGPGGPPAGGASAPIETDPALVTELIERSKASIAALERDIRTKSGPALFDFLLEAFEEHRRVLSDPLSMQAIMAGMEATWWLNDKLQEWLGEKNAADTLTLSAPDNVTSEMGLALLDVADVIRPHPEVVAFLRGVEHVEYAGERAFLDELAKVAGGTEAREALEAYLDRYGMRCVGEIDITRPRWRERPTTLVPVILDNVRNFEPGAAERRFAQGRQKAQKKEQDVLSRLRALPDGDRKADEAKRMIDRVRTFIGYREYPKYGIVSRYFVYKQALLAEAERLVQANVLPEKEDIFSLTFQELHGVVRSHQVDDQLIQQRKEAFRSYHALTPPRVLTSDGEAVTGAYRRDDVPAGALIGLPVSAGTIEGRARVILDMAEADLDAGDILVTTFTDPSWSPLFVGIAGLVTEVGGLMTHGAVIAREYGLPAVVSVEQATRLIRDGQRIRVHGTDGYVEILP, from the coding sequence ATGACCGAGCGGTACGTGCGGGATCTTCAAGGGATTGACGAGACGCAGGTCGCGGTCGTTGGCGGCAAGGGCGCGCACCTGGGCGGGCTGTCGCGGATCGAAGGCATCCGTGTGCCGGGTGGCTTTTGCGTGACGACGGACGCCTTCCGGCGGATCATGGCGGAAGCGCCGTCAATCGGCGATCGGCTCGATCAGTTGTCGCGCGTGGACCCGGACGACCGGGAGGCGATCCGCACACTCAGCGCGCAGATTCGCCGGACCATCGAAGGGATTGCCATCCCGGGCGATCTCGCGGCGGCGATCACCGGCGCGCTCGCCCAGCTCGGTGAGCAAGCCGCCTACGCCGTCCGATCCAGCGCGACGGCGGAGGACCTGCCGACGGCCTCCTTCGCCGGCCAGCAGGACACGTACCTGAACGTCGTGGGGCCGACGGCGATCCTCCAGCACGTCAGCCGGTGCTGGGCCTCGCTGTTCACCGAACGGGCCGTGACCTACCGCCGGCGGAACGGCATCGACCACCGCACGGTCCACATGGCCGTGGTCGTGCAGCGGATGGTCTTCCCGCAGGCGGCCGGCATCCTGTTCACGGCCGACCCCGTCACGGGCAACCGGAAGGTCGCCACCGTGGACGCCGGCTTCGGCCTCGGCGAGGCCCTGGTCTCCGGCCTGGTGAACCCGGACGTCTTCAAGGTGCGACACGGCGAAGTCGTCGCCAAGGCGATCGCCGCCAAACAGCGTGCCGTGCACGCCCGGCCGGCCGGCGGTACGCAGGAAGTGGCGATCGACTCGCAGCGGCAGGAGCAGCCGGCGCTGACTGATGCGCAGGTCGTGCGGCTCGTGCAGCTCGGGCGGCGGATCGAAGCGCACTTCGGCAGCCCGCAGGACATCGAATGGTGCCTGGTCGATGATGTCTTCCAGGTCGTGCAGAGCCGGCCGATCACGACGCTCTTCCCCCTTCCCGAGACCGGTGACCAGGAGAATCACGTCTACGTCTCCGTTGGTCATGGGCAGATGATGACCGACCCCATGAAGCCCTTGGGACTCTCCATCTGGCAGCTGACGGCCATGGTGCCGATGCACGCGGCCGGCGGGAGGCTGTTCGTCGACGTCACCCGGAGACTGGCCGCACCCGCGAGCCGAGCCGCCCTCCTGGACGTGGTGGGGAGAGGCGATCCGCTGATCAGGGACGCTCTGGAGACCGTCCTCGACCGCGAGGATTTCGTCCCGTCGCTCCCGGACGCGGGTCCCGGCGGGCCGCCGGCCGGCGGTGCGTCCGCCCCGATCGAGACCGATCCGGCCCTCGTCACCGAGCTGATCGAGCGCAGCAAAGCGTCCATCGCCGCCCTGGAGCGCGACATCCGGACGAAGTCCGGACCGGCGCTGTTCGACTTCCTGCTGGAGGCCTTCGAGGAGCACAGGCGAGTCCTCAGTGATCCGCTGAGCATGCAGGCGATCATGGCGGGGATGGAGGCCACGTGGTGGCTCAACGACAAGCTGCAGGAGTGGCTGGGCGAGAAGAACGCGGCTGACACGCTCACGCTGTCCGCCCCCGACAACGTCACGTCGGAGATGGGACTGGCGCTGCTCGACGTCGCGGACGTGATCCGCCCGCATCCGGAGGTGGTGGCGTTCCTGCGGGGCGTCGAGCACGTCGAGTACGCCGGCGAAAGAGCCTTCCTGGACGAGCTGGCGAAGGTCGCGGGCGGGACCGAAGCGCGCGAGGCCCTGGAGGCTTACCTCGACCGGTACGGCATGCGCTGCGTCGGCGAGATCGACATTACGAGGCCACGTTGGCGCGAGCGCCCCACCACGCTCGTGCCCGTGATCCTCGACAACGTCAGGAACTTCGAGCCGGGCGCCGCCGAGCGGCGCTTCGCGCAAGGGCGGCAGAAGGCGCAGAAGAAGGAACAGGACGTGCTGTCACGCTTGCGGGCCCTGCCGGACGGGGACCGGAAAGCCGACGAGGCCAAGCGGATGATCGACCGGGTCAGAACCTTCATCGGGTACCGGGAGTACCCGAAGTACGGCATCGTCAGCCGCTACTTCGTCTACAAGCAGGCCCTGCTGGCGGAGGCCGAGCGCCTCGTGCAGGCCAACGTGCTTCCTGAGAAGGAGGACATCTTCTCCCTCACGTTCCAGGAACTCCACGGCGTCGTGCGCTCGCACCAGGTGGATGACCAGCTCATCCAGCAGCGCAAGGAGGCGTTCCGGTCGTACCACGCGCTCACACCGCCCCGGGTGCTCACCTCGGATGGTGAGGCCGTCACCGGGGCGTACCGGCGCGACGATGTGCCGGCCGGCGCCCTGATCGGCCTACCGGTTTCCGCCGGGACCATCGAGGGAAGGGCCCGCGTCATCCTTGACATGGCGGAGGCCGATCTCGATGCGGGCGACATCCTGGTCACGACCTTCACGGACCCCAGCTGGTCGCCGCTGTTCGTCGGAATCGCGGGCCTGGTGACGGAGGTGGGCGGCCTGATGACCCATGGCGCAGTGATCGCCCGGGAGTACGGCTTGCCGGCTGTCGTGAGCGTGGAGCAGGCCACCCGGCTGATCCGGGACGGGCAGCGGATCCGCGTGCACGGAACCGACGGGTACGTCGAGATCCTGCCCTGA
- the folE gene encoding GTP cyclohydrolase I — translation MTIEEWLKTNVTTDTRALGWYSGPECEDRIVRAYRELLSGYEIDTAKILKTTCLVNGEHTGVVRIQENNFFSICAHHFLPFFGKVNISYVPGDRILGLGKFPRLVQAFSRRFQIQEYLVKDIAEEIMSSGGAQAVRVTSRSRHLCMCSRGPSDQTVTTDTSYVAGDQELMAKFGLDD, via the coding sequence GTGACCATTGAAGAATGGCTCAAGACTAATGTCACCACCGACACGAGAGCGCTCGGGTGGTATAGCGGCCCGGAGTGCGAGGATCGCATCGTCCGGGCCTATCGCGAACTGCTGAGTGGCTATGAGATCGACACCGCGAAGATCCTCAAGACCACCTGTCTGGTGAACGGCGAGCACACCGGCGTGGTGCGCATTCAGGAGAACAATTTCTTCTCGATCTGCGCCCACCACTTCCTGCCGTTCTTCGGGAAGGTCAACATCTCCTACGTGCCGGGTGACCGCATCCTCGGACTCGGGAAATTCCCTCGTCTCGTGCAGGCGTTCAGTCGGCGCTTCCAGATCCAGGAGTACCTCGTCAAGGACATCGCTGAAGAGATCATGTCCTCCGGCGGCGCTCAAGCCGTGCGAGTCACCTCCCGTAGCCGCCATCTCTGCATGTGCAGCCGTGGTCCCTCCGACCAGACCGTGACCACCGACACCTCCTACGTGGCGGGCGATCAGGAGTTGATGGCCAAGTTCGGCTTGGACGACTGA
- a CDS encoding MFS transporter produces MLAAVGLGAVSPAGSALRSSLGLSAGALAWATSSITAVGALLSFPAGWWVRRFGAERALSCGLFVMSVAAVGSAAAGSWGLLLGSRLAEGVGYLLVFVAGPVVLTRRTEGGIRSAALALWGTCVPTGLAIAAAAGGALASWWTWNQWLTLTALGPLIMAVVLTAVLPRLPRTAVPCAHRQAGDWNGALMLGVAYGSLCLVGVAVVMVLPPFLTEFRQATPAVAGTVMAVVCLGSAIGGLAASWLLRRGLALSALAPLGVVMPVACFPAFSAEFPLVVSGGAATLVLVVDGLLISAVFAALPASVSRPEQVDIANGMFNQLGSVGTLLGPPLFGLLIAAAGFGAVAAATLVFGGVGTVLLLMTARTSARGSTAGVFRALDAPESEEKRGGPELLGDGDAHQPALPHGTVTEPRKCGVPGCCTS; encoded by the coding sequence GTGCTGGCGGCGGTCGGTCTGGGTGCCGTCTCACCGGCGGGTTCCGCCCTGCGTTCGTCACTGGGGCTGTCGGCCGGTGCGCTCGCTTGGGCCACCTCGAGCATCACGGCCGTGGGCGCACTTCTGAGTTTCCCGGCGGGATGGTGGGTCCGCCGCTTCGGCGCCGAACGGGCCCTGTCCTGCGGGCTCTTCGTGATGTCGGTGGCAGCCGTCGGCAGCGCGGCCGCCGGATCCTGGGGGCTGCTGCTGGGCTCGCGCCTCGCTGAAGGAGTCGGCTACCTGCTCGTGTTCGTGGCGGGTCCGGTCGTTCTCACGCGCAGGACCGAAGGCGGCATTCGGTCGGCAGCGCTCGCGTTGTGGGGCACGTGCGTCCCGACGGGGCTCGCGATCGCCGCGGCCGCGGGCGGAGCCCTGGCATCCTGGTGGACGTGGAACCAATGGCTGACCCTCACGGCCCTTGGTCCGCTGATCATGGCCGTCGTACTCACCGCCGTGCTGCCTCGGCTGCCGAGGACGGCGGTCCCGTGCGCTCACCGTCAAGCCGGCGACTGGAACGGGGCACTGATGCTGGGTGTGGCGTACGGAAGCCTGTGCCTGGTCGGCGTCGCCGTGGTGATGGTGCTTCCGCCGTTCCTCACCGAGTTCCGCCAGGCTACGCCGGCGGTGGCCGGGACCGTGATGGCAGTCGTCTGCCTGGGGAGCGCGATCGGAGGGCTCGCCGCCAGTTGGCTGCTGCGGCGCGGCTTGGCCCTCTCCGCGCTGGCCCCGCTGGGCGTCGTGATGCCGGTGGCCTGCTTTCCCGCCTTCTCGGCCGAATTCCCCCTCGTGGTCAGCGGCGGAGCGGCCACGCTTGTTCTTGTCGTCGACGGACTGCTCATCTCCGCTGTCTTCGCTGCCCTCCCCGCCTCGGTGAGCCGTCCTGAGCAAGTCGATATCGCCAACGGGATGTTCAACCAGCTCGGCAGTGTGGGGACTCTGCTGGGACCACCGCTCTTCGGACTGCTCATCGCCGCCGCGGGATTCGGCGCCGTCGCTGCCGCGACCCTGGTCTTCGGCGGAGTGGGCACGGTCCTGCTGCTGATGACCGCGCGCACGTCCGCAAGGGGTTCGACAGCCGGTGTGTTCCGGGCGCTCGACGCGCCGGAGAGTGAGGAGAAGAGGGGAGGACCGGAACTCTTGGGGGACGGCGACGCACATCAGCCGGCCCTACCGCACGGGACCGTGACCGAGCCACGGAAGTGTGGCGTTCCCGGCTGCTGTACCAGCTGA
- a CDS encoding NUDIX hydrolase, which translates to MNIDFLLLRDNPQGEFCLYCHAEAVTWIVVDGRKRCTCASCGRAAERAIVVDPRIRWWTDTDGEYWHESAGVFVRDRRARFLFFQRTAFPYSLTVPAGHVERGEEPECAAARELWEEVGIRAAKGGLRLIADEYLRGDVCRRGSDAHRWHAYLLEVDEPREAGARREVTVQEEGEAPVWLTLDEARSCRTTFAVERIIGQYSERLLAAVPRTPK; encoded by the coding sequence ATGAACATCGACTTCCTTCTGTTGCGGGACAACCCCCAGGGCGAGTTCTGCCTGTACTGCCACGCCGAGGCGGTCACATGGATCGTCGTGGACGGAAGGAAACGCTGTACCTGCGCTTCGTGCGGCCGCGCGGCGGAGAGAGCCATCGTCGTCGACCCCCGCATCCGCTGGTGGACCGATACAGACGGCGAATACTGGCATGAGAGTGCCGGTGTCTTCGTACGCGACCGCCGCGCGAGGTTTCTCTTCTTCCAGCGCACCGCCTTTCCCTACTCACTGACCGTCCCCGCGGGCCATGTCGAACGCGGGGAGGAACCCGAGTGCGCGGCCGCGCGGGAGCTGTGGGAGGAAGTGGGAATCCGCGCAGCGAAGGGGGGTCTCCGGCTTATTGCGGACGAGTATTTGCGAGGGGACGTGTGCAGAAGGGGCTCCGACGCGCATCGTTGGCACGCCTATCTGCTGGAGGTCGATGAGCCCCGGGAAGCGGGAGCCCGTAGGGAGGTGACCGTGCAGGAGGAAGGTGAGGCACCCGTGTGGCTCACTCTCGACGAAGCACGTTCCTGCCGCACGACGTTCGCGGTGGAACGCATCATCGGGCAGTATTCCGAGAGACTCCTCGCCGCCGTCCCGCGTACTCCCAAGTGA
- a CDS encoding pyridoxamine 5'-phosphate oxidase family protein, with product MNDFPARHTTGTATDSVLAAWADREASRHRTELDRAESLRLLGSVSLGRIVFTQDALPAIRPVNHLLHHGEVIIRTHEGAALTSLTEHAEAQGVVVAYEADAIDPATHCGWSVVVTGYCHLVTDPADLAHYEALLHPWTDHRMSHALRIRPHLVTGVRLSPRRDAPERR from the coding sequence GTGAACGACTTCCCGGCCCGGCACACCACCGGGACCGCCACCGACTCCGTACTGGCGGCCTGGGCCGACCGCGAGGCGTCCCGCCACCGCACCGAACTGGACCGCGCCGAGTCCCTCCGCTTGTTGGGCAGCGTCTCACTGGGCCGGATCGTCTTCACCCAGGACGCCCTGCCGGCCATCCGCCCCGTCAACCACCTCCTCCACCACGGCGAGGTGATCATCCGCACTCACGAGGGCGCGGCACTGACCAGCCTGACCGAACACGCGGAGGCCCAGGGCGTGGTCGTCGCGTACGAAGCCGACGCCATCGACCCGGCCACCCACTGCGGCTGGAGCGTGGTCGTGACCGGCTACTGCCACCTGGTGACCGATCCCGCCGACCTGGCGCACTACGAAGCGTTGCTCCACCCATGGACCGATCACCGGATGTCCCACGCACTACGGATCCGCCCGCACTTGGTCACGGGGGTGCGGTTGTCCCCGAGACGTGACGCCCCGGAACGTAGGTGA
- a CDS encoding globin domain-containing protein: MQRSYPPARSASPSVPSVPSGRSAAGTVGGEYHALLARHDAMRLRRRILGRRRAPEPETAALYDGAADQRLITPYLDLVTPFGDLIAHLYDEMFARWPSLRALFPASMDFQRAHLARAFWYLIENLHRPSEVAATFRQLGHDHRKLGVRPAHYEAFEAALCTALRRTAGPRWTGAVEAAWVRMLRFAVASMVEGADAALAEPPCWQGTVTAHERRRPNLAVLRIRPHEPYPYRAGQFAAVESPLMPQAWRHYSPASAPAPDGEVTFHIRRTGPGGVSDALVSGTRAGDILRLGPAHGTMTLRDEDRSRDLLMVAGGTGWAPVKALLEDWAGRRRGTGGLPSPPAGRVHLFVGARSHADLYDAAALAEWAARHDRLRVVRVLDDDVTPSHDDPSAGYGPLAEAVARAGQWSRHLAFVSGPAAMVGATVARLTAAGMPADHIRHDPIPDH, encoded by the coding sequence ATGCAGCGGTCCTACCCGCCCGCACGCTCCGCTTCGCCGTCCGTGCCGTCCGTGCCGTCCGGACGGTCCGCCGCCGGTACCGTCGGCGGCGAGTACCATGCCCTGCTCGCCCGGCACGACGCCATGCGCCTGCGGCGGCGCATCCTCGGCCGGCGCCGGGCTCCCGAGCCGGAGACGGCCGCCTTATACGACGGCGCCGCGGACCAGCGCCTGATCACCCCATACCTCGACCTGGTCACCCCGTTCGGCGACCTGATCGCCCACCTCTACGACGAGATGTTCGCCCGGTGGCCCTCCCTGCGAGCGCTGTTCCCCGCGTCCATGGACTTCCAGCGCGCGCATCTCGCCCGCGCCTTCTGGTACCTGATCGAGAATCTGCACCGCCCCTCCGAGGTGGCCGCCACCTTCCGGCAACTCGGCCATGACCACCGCAAACTCGGGGTGCGTCCGGCGCACTACGAGGCGTTCGAGGCGGCACTGTGTACGGCGTTGCGGCGCACCGCCGGGCCCCGGTGGACCGGGGCGGTGGAGGCGGCCTGGGTGCGGATGCTGCGGTTCGCCGTCGCGTCGATGGTCGAGGGCGCCGACGCCGCGCTGGCCGAACCCCCGTGCTGGCAGGGGACGGTGACCGCCCACGAGCGGCGCCGCCCGAACCTCGCGGTGCTGCGGATCAGGCCGCACGAGCCGTACCCGTACCGGGCCGGCCAGTTCGCGGCGGTCGAGTCCCCGCTGATGCCCCAGGCGTGGCGACACTACTCCCCGGCGTCGGCACCGGCGCCGGACGGCGAGGTGACGTTCCACATCCGGCGCACCGGCCCCGGCGGGGTCAGCGACGCCCTGGTCAGCGGTACCCGGGCCGGCGACATCCTGCGGCTGGGCCCGGCGCACGGCACGATGACGCTCCGGGACGAGGACCGCTCCCGCGATCTGCTGATGGTGGCGGGCGGCACGGGCTGGGCGCCGGTCAAGGCACTGCTGGAGGACTGGGCGGGCCGCCGCCGCGGCACCGGCGGCCTTCCGTCGCCCCCGGCCGGCCGGGTCCACCTCTTCGTCGGCGCCCGCAGTCACGCCGACCTGTATGACGCCGCGGCGCTGGCTGAGTGGGCGGCACGCCACGACCGGCTACGGGTGGTCCGGGTGCTGGACGACGACGTCACCCCGTCGCACGACGACCCGTCGGCCGGGTACGGCCCGCTGGCCGAAGCGGTGGCGCGGGCCGGGCAGTGGTCGCGGCACCTCGCCTTCGTCAGCGGCCCGGCGGCCATGGTCGGAGCCACCGTCGCGCGACTGACCGCAGCCGGCATGCCCGCCGACCACATCCGCCACGACCCGATACCGGACCACTGA
- a CDS encoding response regulator transcription factor, producing the protein MNQQPVPPAPGAPVAAPATPLRVFILDDHEVVRRGVRDLVEAEGDIEVVGEAGDARQALARVPAVRPQVAVLDVRLGGTDGPDGDHEGIVVCRELRARMPELACLMLTSFDDDEALFDAIMAGASGYVLKQIDGTALVHAIRTVAAGQSMLDPRTATRVMERLRDPDRGEAAEAETSELDRLSPREREVLELIGEGLTNRQIGDRLHLSEKTVKNRVSAILSKLGVGRRVQAAMVVERLKGAGPRA; encoded by the coding sequence ATGAACCAGCAGCCCGTTCCCCCTGCCCCTGGCGCGCCCGTCGCCGCCCCCGCGACGCCGCTGCGTGTCTTCATCCTCGACGACCACGAAGTGGTGCGCCGCGGGGTGCGGGACCTGGTGGAGGCGGAGGGGGACATCGAGGTCGTCGGGGAGGCGGGGGACGCCCGGCAGGCCCTCGCCCGGGTGCCGGCGGTCCGGCCGCAGGTGGCCGTGCTCGACGTGCGGCTGGGCGGCACCGACGGGCCCGACGGCGACCACGAAGGGATCGTGGTCTGCCGGGAGTTACGGGCCCGGATGCCGGAGCTGGCCTGTCTGATGCTGACGTCCTTCGACGACGACGAGGCGTTGTTCGACGCCATCATGGCCGGGGCATCCGGCTATGTGCTCAAGCAGATCGACGGCACCGCGCTGGTGCACGCGATCCGTACGGTCGCGGCGGGGCAGTCGATGCTGGATCCGCGCACCGCGACGCGGGTGATGGAGCGGCTGCGCGACCCGGACCGGGGCGAGGCGGCCGAGGCGGAGACGTCCGAACTCGATCGGCTCTCACCGCGCGAGCGGGAGGTGTTGGAGCTGATCGGCGAGGGCTTGACGAATCGTCAGATCGGCGATCGGCTGCATCTCTCGGAGAAGACGGTCAAGAACCGGGTGTCCGCGATCCTGTCCAAGCTGGGGGTGGGACGCCGGGTGCAGGCGGCGATGGTCGTCGAGCGACTCAAGGGGGCCGGGCCACGGGCGTGA
- a CDS encoding sensor histidine kinase — MSGPHGPQLREPDRVRGLLDAVMSLGRGLELPQVLKGIVEAAVTLTDAEYGALGVVGDGQLAQFLPVGMSDELIGLIGRAPCGRGILGELIRNPEPLRLTDLSRHPHSFGFPAHHPPMRTFLGVPVRVRDEVFGNLYLTEKRGGGSFDADDEAVLTTLSSAAGVAIDNARMYHESRRRERWLEALGEITRSLLSGTGADEVLRLIAERALEVAGADCAAVLLPVPSSADQLTVAVACGTGASRILGLRVPADGSLPGMAARSGRPVVSADLRADPRAYPLGPGAWRNGTEHPPQGEEPDDAALNGAPAEMHGPTVAVPLQVDTGCGALRLSRLAGRPAFDDAEVTLISGFADQAVIALELARRRAESEELTVLHDRDRIARDLHDLAIQRLFATGITLQSATRLIDRPEAAERVGRAVNDLDTTIKIIRSTIFGLRTTGDGKEGRGLRRDLTETVQRAAGPLGFSPSLRIDGPVNAAVPDDLAPHLVAVTAEALSNAARHAHARHLDVTLSVTAAAATLTVTDDGTGIGDAPHTGGLANMRARADMHDGRLAVETPEGGGTRIVWRVPLPD, encoded by the coding sequence ATGAGCGGTCCGCACGGGCCGCAGCTCCGCGAGCCGGACCGGGTGCGCGGCCTGCTCGACGCCGTGATGAGCCTGGGGCGGGGGCTCGAACTCCCGCAGGTGCTCAAGGGCATCGTGGAGGCCGCGGTCACCCTCACCGACGCGGAGTACGGTGCGCTCGGCGTGGTCGGGGACGGGCAGCTGGCGCAGTTCCTGCCCGTCGGGATGTCCGACGAGCTCATCGGGCTGATCGGCCGCGCGCCCTGCGGTCGCGGCATCCTCGGGGAGTTGATCCGCAACCCCGAGCCGCTGCGGCTCACGGACCTGAGCCGGCACCCGCACAGCTTCGGCTTTCCGGCCCACCATCCCCCGATGCGGACCTTCCTCGGGGTGCCGGTCCGGGTCCGCGACGAGGTGTTCGGTAACCTCTACCTCACCGAGAAGCGCGGCGGCGGCTCGTTCGACGCGGACGACGAGGCCGTGTTGACCACGTTGTCCAGCGCGGCGGGAGTGGCGATCGACAATGCCCGCATGTACCACGAGAGCCGCCGCCGCGAGCGGTGGCTGGAGGCACTGGGCGAGATCACCCGCAGCCTGCTGTCCGGTACCGGTGCCGACGAGGTGCTGAGGCTGATCGCGGAACGCGCTCTGGAGGTCGCCGGCGCGGACTGCGCGGCGGTCCTGCTGCCGGTGCCCTCGTCCGCGGACCAGCTGACGGTGGCGGTGGCGTGCGGTACGGGCGCGAGCCGGATCCTCGGGCTGCGGGTGCCGGCTGACGGTTCACTGCCCGGGATGGCCGCCCGCAGCGGCCGGCCCGTGGTCAGTGCCGATCTACGGGCCGACCCACGGGCGTACCCGCTCGGCCCCGGCGCCTGGCGCAACGGAACCGAGCACCCGCCCCAGGGCGAGGAGCCGGACGACGCCGCACTGAACGGAGCGCCGGCGGAGATGCACGGGCCGACGGTCGCCGTCCCGCTCCAGGTGGACACCGGCTGCGGCGCCCTGCGGCTGAGCCGCCTGGCCGGGCGGCCGGCCTTCGACGACGCCGAGGTCACCCTGATATCGGGCTTCGCCGACCAGGCCGTGATCGCCCTCGAACTCGCCCGCCGGCGCGCCGAGTCGGAGGAGCTGACGGTTCTTCACGACCGTGACCGGATCGCCCGGGACCTGCACGACCTCGCCATCCAACGGCTCTTCGCGACCGGCATCACGCTGCAGAGCGCGACCCGGCTGATCGACCGTCCGGAGGCCGCCGAACGGGTCGGCCGCGCGGTCAACGACCTGGACACCACCATCAAGATCATCCGGTCCACCATCTTCGGACTGCGCACCACCGGGGACGGCAAGGAAGGCCGCGGTCTGCGTCGCGACCTGACCGAGACCGTGCAGCGGGCGGCCGGTCCCCTCGGCTTCAGCCCCTCGCTGCGGATCGACGGACCGGTGAACGCCGCGGTCCCCGACGACCTGGCACCGCACCTCGTGGCGGTGACCGCCGAGGCCCTCAGCAACGCCGCCCGCCACGCCCACGCCCGCCATCTGGACGTGACGCTGTCGGTGACCGCGGCCGCGGCGACGCTGACGGTGACGGACGACGGGACGGGCATCGGGGACGCACCGCACACCGGAGGCCTGGCCAACATGCGGGCCCGGGCCGACATGCACGACGGCCGACTGGCCGTCGAAACACCGGAGGGTGGCGGAACCCGGATCGTCTGGCGGGTACCGTTGCCCGACTGA
- a CDS encoding DUF6445 family protein: MPLHPATLPVLPYRKPTRGRDYWVLDDVLPDPTAVRERCLARDDWTEGYPHKPESWPGLRTMPALEPGELARVERLVKKATGAPKIWAERPAGSGTVNHNCVQIVGEGECEPRPHTDSRALCRYAAVLYLNSLVPKDFGTSFYRQRLPGGALGGNQVAAPHNNLVDALGTRFVAPDSFVEDVRVPHRANRLLLYSANLIHTATGYWGTTMEEKRMTAVFFWMA; the protein is encoded by the coding sequence ATGCCCCTACACCCTGCCACCCTCCCGGTCCTCCCCTACCGCAAGCCGACTCGTGGCCGGGATTACTGGGTACTAGATGACGTGTTGCCGGACCCGACTGCCGTACGGGAACGCTGTCTGGCCCGGGACGACTGGACCGAGGGCTACCCCCACAAACCCGAGAGCTGGCCGGGCCTGCGCACCATGCCGGCGCTGGAACCCGGCGAGCTGGCCCGAGTCGAGAGGCTGGTGAAAAAGGCGACCGGTGCCCCGAAGATCTGGGCGGAACGTCCCGCAGGTAGCGGCACCGTCAACCACAACTGCGTCCAGATCGTCGGCGAGGGCGAGTGCGAGCCCCGCCCTCACACCGACTCCCGCGCCCTCTGCCGCTACGCCGCCGTGCTGTACCTCAACTCCCTGGTCCCCAAGGACTTCGGCACCAGCTTCTACCGACAGCGTCTGCCGGGTGGCGCACTCGGCGGCAACCAGGTGGCCGCTCCGCACAACAATCTGGTCGACGCCCTCGGCACCCGCTTCGTCGCGCCGGACTCCTTCGTCGAGGACGTCCGCGTCCCGCACCGCGCCAACCGGCTGCTGCTCTACTCCGCGAACCTGATCCACACGGCCACCGGTTACTGGGGCACCACCATGGAGGAGAAGCGGATGACGGCGGTCTTCTTCTGGATGGCCTGA